In the Thermomicrobiales bacterium genome, GAGGGGCGGCGCAGCGCGCTGGATCGCCTCGCCACCCTCCGGCAACCAGCTTAGCGGTCTATCGCGTGGGCATCCCCGTCGACGAGATCGATCGCTTCCGCCAACTCCTCGGCGGTAACAATCGCGAAGTCGCCGGCAATGGTCATCTTGAGTGACGCCAGCGCAACACCGGATCGCAACGCCCCGGGCAGGTCGTCCGGCTCGTCCAACCAGCGATGGAGCAACCCTGCCGCGAACGCATCGCCCGCGCCGACAGGGTCGATCGGCTGTACGCTTGGCGCTGCCTGGTGAACGGCCGCATTCGGCGCTGCTCGCGAGATAGCGACCGCGCCGCCGGCCCCGGCCGTCACAACGACGACGCTCGCAGTGGTGTAGTCGAGCAACGCTCTGGCCACGTCGGCCGGCGGCCCAGCTATACCCCAGATCGTGCGCGCGTCGTCGATCCCGCAGAGCAGCAGCGTGATCCGTTGCAGCAACGGGGATAGCCCCTGCCGAGCCTCCGCTGGGTTCCAGAGTCTGCTGCGGAAATTGACATCCAGCGCCACCGGAATGCCGGCATCGACTGCCTCGTTCGCAAGGTTGACGCACATTGCCGCCGCGCTGCCGGAGAGCGCCGGGGTGATGCCAGTGAGATGGAGCGCGCCCGCCGCGCGAACGATCGCCGGATCGATCGCGCTGGCGTCCAGCGCGGCAATAGCCGAGTTCTCCCGGTCGTAGAGGACGCGGGTCGGGCGCGGCTGGCTGCCGGTGTCCATGAAGTAGACGCCGGCCCGCGCGTCAGCAACCCAGACGACCGGCGACACGTCGACGCCGTGCATGCCGATCTCCCGGGCGATCCGACGGCCGAGCGCGTTCTCCGGCAACGCGGAGACCCAGGCGACTTGCCGGCCGAGCCGCGCAAGCGCGACGGCAACGTTCGACTCCGCGCCTCCAACCGTGACGTCGAGGGCAACCGCCGACTCCAGCCTGATGCCCGCCGGGGTCGTCAGCCGGATCATTGATTCGCCGAACGTCAGCAGATCCCAGCCCGGCCGGCCGGCCGCTGGTCGTGGCCAGCCCAAGCTTAGACCGAGACTGGCTCTCGGTCTTCGACCGGAATCTGCGCAACGGCGTCGTCCTTGCCGTTGCCGACGATCGACGATGTGAGGTCGGTCGACCACTGATGGCTCTTCTTGACCACGCGCATGCAGACCGACGTCTCGATCCGGGTAATGCCTGGAACGTGCGCCAGATGGTCGGTAACGAAGAGGAACATCTCCTCCTGGTTACGGAAGGATGCGGTCAGCACCAGATCGCTAGCGCCGGTCGTGATCGCCAGCCACATTACCTCGGGCATCGTCGCGATCGCGTTTGATGCCTCAACGAAGCTTCGCG is a window encoding:
- a CDS encoding sugar kinase, producing the protein MGWPRPAAGRPGWDLLTFGESMIRLTTPAGIRLESAVALDVTVGGAESNVAVALARLGRQVAWVSALPENALGRRIAREIGMHGVDVSPVVWVADARAGVYFMDTGSQPRPTRVLYDRENSAIAALDASAIDPAIVRAAGALHLTGITPALSGSAAAMCVNLANEAVDAGIPVALDVNFRSRLWNPAEARQGLSPLLQRITLLLCGIDDARTIWGIAGPPADVARALLDYTTASVVVVTAGAGGAVAISRAAPNAAVHQAAPSVQPIDPVGAGDAFAAGLLHRWLDEPDDLPGALRSGVALASLKMTIAGDFAIVTAEELAEAIDLVDGDAHAIDR